A portion of the Amia ocellicauda isolate fAmiCal2 chromosome 22, fAmiCal2.hap1, whole genome shotgun sequence genome contains these proteins:
- the LOC136718014 gene encoding protein phosphatase 1D, whose translation MEQLFSLRVSVFSDQGGRKYMEDVTEVVLEPEPGEDELDSVGHGETKEDTGEQEDGTAGRGLQEQAATNGISGPFSTTGSAGVTWTHSAATEEPQSFGQDGDTHTAESRPRRSVAFFAVFDGHGGREAAQFARDHLWDFIKKQRGFWSKDDEEVCAAIRKGFVACHHAMWKKLPEWPKTLTGLPSTSGTTASVVVIRGDRMFVAHVGDSGVVLGVQEPFDQYVRAVEVTQDHKPELPREKKRIEGLGGSVIKKSGVNRVVWKRPRLTHNGPVRRSTVIDQIPFLAVARALGDLWSYDFYSGEFVVSPEPDTSVLTLDPRRHRFIILGSDGLWNMVPPQDAVSMCQDNEEGPVHCGASSAHQLVSHALLRWRQRMLRADNTSAIVISLQEPGSVGGPLHHEELLLNLAEGSHCPHGLGSRANTPLIKMSHIEVPLAPSSPCEKLPPLERRNGFSGMGLVSLSEPLCVCLSEAVGVAAAAEAVSRSGGALSLMANEGTASLPVCKRTLEDPGSGPTGKKLRRNLSRSPHCPLSASAPKRKNTERLAMRRSLRGQKQTPSVPALLHQHRKATVCVC comes from the exons ATGGAACAGCTATTCTCGCTGCGAGTGAGCGTCTTCTCCGACCAAGGAGGCAGGAAATACATGGAGGATGTAACCGAGGTGGTGCTGGAGCCCGAGCCGGGGGAGGACGAGCTGGATTCGGTCGGACACGGGGAGACAAAAGAGGACACGGGCGAGCAGGAGGATGGCACCGCGGGGAGAGGTCTCCAGGAGCAGGCGGCCACCAATGGCATCAGCGGCCCTTTCTCCACGACTGGGAGTGCCGGTGTGACATGGACACACAGCGCTGCCACCGAGGAGCCCCAAAGTTTCGGGCAGGACGGGGACACGCACACAGCCGAGTCTCGTCCCCGGAGGTCTGTGGCTTTCTTCGCGGTGTTTGATGGGCACGGGGGTCGGGAAGCCGCACAGTTCGCCCGGGATCATCTGTGGGATTTTATAAAGAAGCAGCGAGGCTTCTGGTCCAAGGATGACGAGGAAGTGTGCGCGGCGATACGGAAAGGGTTCGTGGCTTGCCACCACGCCATGTGGAAGAAACTGC CGGAGTGGCCCAAGACCCTGACCGGCCTTCCCAGCACATCGGGCACCACGGCGAGTGTGGTGGTGATCCGGGGGGACCGGATGTTCGTGGCGCATGTCGGTGATTCTGGGGTGGTGCTGGGGGTGCAGGAGCCCTTTGACCAATACGTTCGTGCGGTCGAGGTCACGCAGGATCACAAGCCTGAGCTGCCCAGGGAGAAGAAGCGCATAGAGGGCCTTGGTGGCAG CGTGATCAAGAAGTCAGGGGTGAACCGCGTGGTGTGGAAGCGGCCCCGTCTGACCCACAACGGGCCGGTGCGGAGGAGCACGGTCATCGACCAGATCCCCTTTCTCGCTGTGGCACGCGCTCTGG GCGACCTGTGGAGCTATGATTTCTACAGTGGAGAGTTTGTGGTGTCGCCTGAACCAGACACCAGTGTGCTGACCCTTGACCCCCGGAGGCACCGCTTCATCATCCTGGGCAGCGACGGGCTGTGGAACATGGTGCCACCCCAGGATGCTGTGTCCATGTGCCAGGACAATGAAGAAGGCCCG GTGCATTGTGGGGCGTCCAGTGCCCACCAGCTGGTGAGCCACGCCCTCCTGCGGTGGAGGCAGCGCATGCTCCGTGCCGACAACACCAGCGCCATCGTCATCTCGCTGCAGGAGCCGGGCAGCGTGGGGGGGCCTCTGCACCACGAGGAGCTGCTGCTCAACCTGGCTGAGGGGTCGCACTGCCCTCATGGCTTGGGCTCCCGCGCCAACACACCCCTCATCAAG ATGTCCCACATCGAGGTGCCCCTGGCTCCCTCCTCCCCCTGCGAAAAGCTGCCCCCTCTTGAGCGAAGGAACGGCTTCTCGGGGATGGGCCTGGTCTCGCTGTCCGAGCCactgtgcgtctgtctgtccgAAGCCGTGGGCGTGGCAGCGGCGGCGGAAGCCGTGTCTCGGAGCGGCGGAGCCCTGAGCCTGATGGCCAACGAGGGGACTGCTAGCCTGCCGGTCTGCAAACGGACCCTGGAGGACCCTGGCTCGGGCCCCACCGGCAAGAAGCTGCGGCGCAACCTCTCGCGCTCCCCCCACTGCCCCCTCTCTGCCAGCGCCCCCAAACGCAAGAACACTGAGCGCCTGGCCATGCGCCGCAGCCTGAGGGGACAGAAACAGACTCCGAGTGTCCCTGCCCTGCTCCACCAGCACCGCAAGGCcaccgtgtgtgtgtgctga
- the appbp2 gene encoding amyloid protein-binding protein 2, protein MAAVELEWIPETLYNTAISAVVDNYSRSRREIRSLPENIQFDVYYKLYQQGRLCQLGGEFCELEVFAKVLRASDKRHLLHHCFQALMDHGVKVASVLANSFSRRCSYIAESDAHVKEKAIQFGFVLGGFLSDAGWYSDAEKVFLSCLQLCMLHDEVLHWYRAVECCVRLLHVRNGNCKYHLGEETFKLAQSYMDKLAKHGHQANKAALYGELCALLFAKSHYDEAYRWCIEAMKEITVGLPVKVVVDVLRQASKACVVKREFRKAEQLIKHAVYLAREHFGHKHPKYSDTLLDYGFYLLNVDNICQSVAIYQTALDIRQSVFGGKNIHVATAHEDLAYSSYVHQYSSGKFDNALFHAERAIDIITHILPEDHLLLASSKRVKALILEEIAIDCHNKETEERLLQEAHDLHLSSLQLAKKAFGEFNVQTAKHYGNLGRLYQSMRKFKEAEEMHIKAIKIKEQLLGQEDYEVALSVGHLASLYNYDMNQYDDAEKLYLRSIAIGKKLFGEGYSGLEYDYRGLIKLYNSVGNYEKVFEYHNILSSWNRLRDRQFAVADALEDVNTSTQATEEVVQSFLLSQGQGHGHGANC, encoded by the exons ATGGCCGCCGTGGAGCTCGAATGGATCCCGGAGACGCTGTACAACACGGCTATCTCCGCCGTGGTGGACAACTACAGCCGGTCGCGGAGAGAGATCCGCTCCCTGCCGGAGAACATCCAGTTTGATGTGTATTATAAG CTGTACCAGCAAGGTCGTCTCTGCCAGCTGGGAGGGGAGTTCTGTGAGCTGGAGGTGTTTGCGAAGGTTCTCCGCGCCTCGGACAAAAG GCACCTCCTGCACCActgtttccaggccctgatggACCATGGTGTGAAAGTGGCCTCAGTCCTGGCAAACTCCTTCAGCCGCCGATGTTCATACATCGCAGAGTCTGACGCCCATGTCAAAGAAAAGGCCATTCAGTTTGGGTTTGTTTTAG GCGGGTTCCTGTCTGACGCAGGCTGGTACAGCGATGCGGAGAAGGTGTTCCTGTCCTGTCTGCAGCTGTGCATGCTGCACGATGAGGTCCTGCACTGGTACCGTGCCGTCGAGTGCTGTGTCAG ATTGCTCCATGTACGTAATGGCAACTGCAAATACCACTTGGGAGAAGAAACGTTTAAGTTGGCCCAGTCTTACATGGACAAGCTGGCCAAACACGGCCACCAGGCCAACAAGGCAGCGCTGTATGGAGAGCTCTGTGCCCTCCTGTTCGCCAAGAGCCACTACGACGAG GCTTATAGATGGTGTATAGAGGCAATGAAGGAGATCACAGTAGGACTGCCGGTGAAGGTGGTAGTAGATGTGCTAAGGCAGGCCTCTAAG GCCTGTGTTGTAAAACGTGAATTTAGGAAAGCAGAACAGCTGATAAAACATGCTGTCTATTTGGCACG GGAGCATTTTGGACATAAACACCCCAAATATTCAGACACTCTCCTAGATTATGGTTTTTACTTACTAAATGTAGATAACATCTGTCAGTCCGTGGCTATTTACCAG ACAGCCCTCGATATTCGGCAGTCTGTGTTTGGAGGCAAGAACATCCACGTAGCGACCGCACATGAAGACCTAGCGTATTCCTCTTATGTGCATCAGTACAGTTCTGGTAAATTTGACAATGCACT ATTTCATGCAGAACGTGCCATAGACATCATCACCCACATTCTTCCCGAGGATCATCTGCTGCTGGCTTCGTCCAAACGAGTGAAAG CCCTCATCCTGGAGGAGATTGCCATCGACTGCCATAATAAAGAGACGGAGGAGCGACTGCTGCAGGAAGCCCATGACCTGCACCTGTCCTCTCTCCAGCTGGCCAAAAAAGCGTTCGGGGAGTTCAACGTCCAGACGGCGAAACACTACGGCAACCTGGGCAGGCTCTACCAGTCCATGCGGAAGTTCAAG GAGGCCGAAGAGATGCACATCAAGGCGATTAAGATCAAGGAGCAGTTACTGGGGCAGGAGGACTACGAGGTGGCGCTGTCCGTGGGTCACCTGGCCTCCCTCTACAACTACGACATGAACCAGTACGATGACGCCGAGAAGCTCTACCTGCGCTCTATCGCCATCG GTAAGAAGCTGTTCGGCGAGGGCTACAGCGGACTGGAGTATGACTACAGGGGTCTGATCAAACTGTACAACTCGGTGGGCAACTACGAGAAAGTGTTCGAGTACCACAACATTCTGTCCAGCTGGAACCGGCTGAGGGACCGGCAGTTTGCCGTGGCGGACGCCCTTGAGGACGTCAACACCAGCACTCAGGCCACCGAGGAGGTGGTGCAGTCCTTCCTGCTTTCCCAGGGTCAAGGCCACGGACACGGGGCCAACTGCTGA